Proteins from one Vibrio coralliirubri genomic window:
- a CDS encoding site-specific integrase codes for MPEIIYEIKTTTIKDFTYRKPLVYIDDNGEPQCSFSEDKETHVHIKKVIFLNMVGYQKVVVGKDNGGNPIAKKGKLISYEPLDYANQYILSKHIEDDKEESLQSSKALTHYFSFILDAQAAWDRKFNNDDYDPLTDPPRPFWDKFSIRKNLRATYMYHASVKSRAIEGTGLARTTASAYMREVVGFYKYHIRKGMEFNNPPFEFEIFSIDIENSGTHMKARRLKQVQSTDLKLNFTKSQRNNGGSLPNARRDLKSLTNAEWKEAKKILTTTKRVIKNVKREEKWVSLPQEFCLLFRIYRYTGLRKEEGASLHLGQIIRPDMTKTMLRLGVGDQYGSLAKDPKGGYHNKSRRTIITSSLMSELYSYSQSPRYQKRLEKFKKKCKAERDAGNTAYFDGVDSVDENKKYLFISNSGVPFFKKLEEINTRWNEVRKTAGRNLLNDIDAVVHNLRSTFAVSIFRMLLKKMTSDKALSIVSEFLGHEDIATTLLYLQIAEDQPTGDEIWEDIMDYLGVFQEMIEDGELDNNAGFEQKDFEVPST; via the coding sequence ATGCCTGAGATTATTTATGAAATTAAAACAACAACAATTAAAGACTTCACATACAGGAAGCCATTAGTTTATATCGATGACAACGGTGAGCCTCAGTGTAGTTTTTCTGAGGACAAAGAAACTCATGTCCACATCAAGAAAGTAATCTTCTTAAACATGGTTGGTTACCAAAAAGTAGTCGTAGGAAAAGATAATGGCGGCAACCCTATAGCCAAGAAGGGTAAGTTAATTTCATACGAACCATTGGACTACGCAAATCAATATATCCTTTCAAAACACATTGAAGACGACAAGGAAGAGTCTCTGCAATCCTCTAAGGCGCTAACCCACTACTTTTCTTTCATCTTGGATGCTCAAGCTGCATGGGATCGAAAGTTCAATAACGACGATTACGACCCACTTACAGACCCTCCGCGCCCATTTTGGGACAAGTTTAGTATTAGGAAGAACCTACGAGCCACTTACATGTATCATGCATCTGTAAAGAGTAGAGCAATAGAAGGTACAGGGTTGGCTAGAACAACTGCTTCTGCATACATGCGTGAAGTTGTTGGTTTTTACAAGTACCACATCAGAAAAGGTATGGAATTCAACAACCCGCCATTTGAGTTCGAGATATTTAGTATCGACATTGAAAATAGCGGCACACATATGAAAGCACGTAGGCTCAAACAGGTGCAGTCAACTGACCTAAAATTGAACTTTACCAAGTCACAGAGAAACAATGGCGGCAGCTTGCCAAATGCTAGGCGAGATCTAAAATCTCTAACAAATGCCGAGTGGAAAGAAGCAAAGAAGATTCTCACTACCACCAAAAGAGTAATTAAGAACGTAAAACGTGAGGAAAAATGGGTGAGTTTGCCTCAAGAGTTCTGTTTATTATTCCGAATTTATCGATATACAGGGCTTAGAAAGGAAGAGGGAGCAAGTTTGCACTTGGGGCAAATCATCCGTCCTGATATGACTAAAACAATGCTAAGGCTTGGTGTTGGCGATCAGTATGGCTCTCTAGCCAAAGATCCTAAAGGTGGTTATCACAATAAATCTCGACGCACAATTATTACTAGTTCTTTAATGTCTGAGCTTTATAGCTACAGCCAATCTCCGCGATACCAAAAACGCTTAGAGAAATTTAAAAAAAAATGCAAGGCTGAGAGAGACGCTGGTAACACAGCTTACTTTGATGGTGTTGATAGTGTTGATGAAAATAAGAAATATCTGTTTATTAGCAACTCAGGGGTACCATTCTTTAAAAAACTCGAAGAAATCAATACCCGATGGAATGAGGTTAGAAAAACGGCAGGAAGGAATTTGCTGAACGATATTGATGCGGTTGTTCACAACCTACGATCCACCTTTGCTGTCTCTATCTTTCGTATGCTGCTAAAGAAAATGACTTCAGATAAGGCGTTATCAATAGTATCTGAATTCCTTGGTCATGAAGATATTGCAACCACCCTGCTCTATTTACAGATTGCCGAAGATCAACCTACTGGCGATGAGATTTGGGAAGACATCATGGATTATCTCGGTGTATTTCAAGAAATGATAGAAGATGGTGAACTAGATAATAATGCTGGCTTCGAGCAAAAAGATTTTGAGGTTCCATCAACATGA
- the yjjG gene encoding pyrimidine 5'-nucleotidase, translated as MKYDWIFFDADETLFHFDAYQGMKLMFSRFGVDFSEQDYLAYQKVNLPLWVDYQDGRITADQLKHTRFESWAEKLETTTAALNSAFLTAMADICSLLPGAQELVESLKGKVNMGIITNGFTELQSIRLERTGMTDYFEHVIISEEVGVAKPDAEIFEYAHKLVGLPSKQRILMVGDNPHSDILGGLDFGIETCWLNSQEKATPAGINPHYQVKSLADLQALLLA; from the coding sequence ATGAAGTACGATTGGATATTCTTTGATGCAGACGAAACCTTGTTCCATTTTGATGCTTATCAGGGAATGAAGCTGATGTTTTCTCGTTTTGGTGTGGACTTTAGCGAACAGGATTATTTGGCTTATCAAAAGGTTAATTTGCCGCTTTGGGTCGATTACCAAGATGGTCGCATTACCGCCGACCAACTGAAACACACACGCTTCGAAAGCTGGGCTGAGAAACTAGAGACAACAACGGCTGCTTTAAACAGTGCATTTTTAACGGCGATGGCGGACATCTGTTCTTTATTACCGGGTGCACAAGAGTTGGTGGAGTCTTTAAAAGGCAAGGTGAACATGGGCATCATCACTAACGGTTTTACAGAGCTGCAGTCAATCCGTTTAGAACGCACAGGAATGACGGATTACTTTGAGCACGTGATCATTTCTGAAGAGGTTGGGGTAGCGAAACCGGATGCCGAGATTTTTGAATATGCGCATAAGCTGGTTGGATTGCCATCGAAGCAAAGAATATTGATGGTCGGGGATAACCCACATTCCGATATTCTAGGTGGGTTAGACTTTGGCATCGAAACTTGTTGGTTAAACAGTCAAGAAAAGGCAACGCCAGCCGGTATCAATCCTCACTATCAAGTGAAGTCTTTGGCTGACTTGCAAGCTCTGCTACTGGCTTAG
- the yddG gene encoding aromatic amino acid DMT transporter YddG: MLKSHRYSCYGIIAILLWSCLIALSRSVSEQLGPIGGAASLYTVSSLLLVCVMGLPKLSRFSKSYLLIGGALFVCYEIFLALALGMANSRHQAIEMAVINYLWPALTVLFAVLLSDKKINWLVYPSIFLAFFGVAWSISGDQGLSVDQIAANIATNPKTYSMAFFGAIIWAVYCNYTQRVAKGQNAIVLFFIATAITLWIKYALSDETGMVMTTSAAIDLALAGACMGAGYALWNTAILGGNMVFLATMSYFTPIFATLLSSVILGLSLTMTFWQGVCMVTVGSLACWWVTREKPTAKASASKKVQSQS; encoded by the coding sequence GTGCTGAAATCTCATCGTTATAGCTGTTACGGTATTATCGCCATTTTACTATGGAGCTGCTTGATTGCTCTGTCTCGTAGTGTCTCAGAACAGCTAGGTCCAATTGGTGGCGCGGCCAGCCTTTATACGGTGAGTTCGCTGTTGTTGGTTTGTGTTATGGGGCTACCTAAGCTTTCACGCTTTTCTAAGTCTTACTTGCTGATTGGCGGCGCCTTGTTCGTTTGTTATGAGATCTTCTTGGCTCTGGCATTGGGAATGGCGAACAGCCGACATCAAGCGATAGAGATGGCGGTAATCAACTACCTATGGCCAGCACTGACGGTGTTATTTGCAGTGCTGCTGAGCGACAAGAAGATTAACTGGCTGGTTTATCCAAGTATCTTCTTGGCATTCTTTGGTGTGGCTTGGAGCATCAGCGGTGACCAAGGTCTCTCTGTCGACCAAATTGCTGCCAACATTGCGACCAACCCTAAAACCTATTCTATGGCGTTTTTTGGTGCGATTATTTGGGCTGTTTACTGCAACTACACCCAGCGTGTCGCGAAAGGGCAGAATGCGATTGTGCTTTTCTTTATCGCTACAGCGATCACTTTGTGGATCAAATACGCATTGAGTGATGAAACCGGCATGGTTATGACAACCAGTGCGGCGATTGATTTAGCATTAGCTGGCGCTTGCATGGGGGCAGGCTACGCACTTTGGAACACGGCGATTCTTGGTGGCAACATGGTGTTTTTGGCAACCATGTCGTACTTTACGCCAATCTTCGCGACGCTGCTTTCCTCGGTGATTTTGGGTTTGTCATTGACCATGACGTTTTGGCAGGGCGTATGTATGGTAACTGTTGGCTCACTGGCTTGCTGGTGGGTAACAAGAGAAAAGCCGACGGCAAAGGCGTCGGCTTCTAAAAAGGTTCAATCTCAGTCGTAA
- a CDS encoding cation diffusion facilitator family transporter codes for MCDRKSQNENRVLLFSALLASGFAIGGLVLGLLVGSLVIVFDGVYSLISLLLTLLSLAASKYINRPSDTEFPFGRAIIEPIVIAIKAVVILLVVGYSLYSAIGALMTGGREVDASIATLFGIFNVLGCGYAWWYIANKSKRISSGLIQAESKQWQMDTLLSVAVTAGFVAAWLITFSPLAEYAVYADPMMMLLMSFYFIKVPFDMLREAMRELLMMSANKDICDAVDKNVVAVDKEAEQDLELMGVTKVGPELRINVDIHTNDQQAIAVDDIERTRRQLKRRLSKMPYELQLNLNVAS; via the coding sequence ATGTGTGACAGGAAAAGCCAAAACGAAAATCGAGTGCTATTGTTCTCAGCCCTTTTAGCATCAGGCTTCGCAATTGGCGGATTGGTGTTGGGTCTTCTCGTTGGCTCTCTGGTCATAGTATTTGACGGTGTCTATTCTCTTATCAGCTTACTGTTAACTTTATTGTCACTAGCTGCCTCGAAATACATCAATCGCCCTTCGGACACTGAGTTCCCGTTTGGTCGAGCAATTATCGAACCGATTGTGATTGCCATCAAAGCCGTTGTGATTCTGCTTGTGGTTGGTTATTCACTTTACTCTGCGATTGGTGCCCTAATGACGGGTGGTCGTGAAGTAGATGCATCTATTGCAACTCTGTTTGGTATTTTCAACGTACTGGGTTGTGGTTACGCTTGGTGGTACATCGCGAATAAGAGTAAACGTATTTCTTCAGGTCTGATTCAGGCTGAGTCTAAACAGTGGCAGATGGATACGCTACTGAGTGTAGCGGTAACCGCGGGTTTCGTAGCGGCTTGGTTAATTACTTTTTCTCCGCTTGCAGAATACGCGGTGTATGCAGATCCAATGATGATGTTGCTAATGTCTTTCTACTTCATCAAAGTGCCTTTCGACATGTTACGTGAGGCGATGCGCGAACTGCTTATGATGTCGGCAAACAAAGATATTTGTGATGCGGTCGATAAGAACGTTGTCGCGGTAGACAAAGAAGCAGAGCAAGATTTGGAGCTGATGGGTGTGACGAAGGTTGGTCCAGAATTACGAATCAATGTTGATATTCATACCAACGACCAACAAGCGATTGCGGTCGATGATATTGAACGTACGCGCCGCCAACTTAAGCGACGCCTATCGAAGATGCCTTATGAGCTTCAATTGAACCTCAATGTCGCGAGCTAA
- a CDS encoding LysR family transcriptional regulator, whose amino-acid sequence MNLSQVQAFCSVADLGSVSEAARQLECNRTKLSMSIKALEKELDVELFVRSGNHVELSEAGKAIYKDCEGMLVTAARIKQTCLHVSGEFNAEIWIARDDSLPDEMWQDLSHALNNKYPSTSFNFVLASSGDLANLVETQQVDFAFGVDYERVDDPRIIYNPLGKIRMMSVCKKGHDLSAMRRVSDEVLRNSMQATMVYLNEKDNPELEPFSRRYIGFSSFDFMLDTILREEAWGVMPEPLIRHLLREQELAVIKHTYGLTQEDYCMFTAAGMAEHPGMNWLADQLSDYLFDF is encoded by the coding sequence ATGAACCTTTCTCAAGTCCAAGCCTTTTGTTCCGTTGCTGATTTAGGATCAGTTTCTGAAGCTGCACGCCAGTTAGAATGCAACCGAACCAAACTCAGCATGTCTATCAAAGCCTTGGAAAAAGAGTTAGATGTCGAGCTGTTCGTCCGCAGCGGAAACCACGTTGAGCTTTCAGAAGCGGGTAAAGCGATTTACAAAGATTGCGAAGGCATGTTGGTGACAGCCGCGCGTATTAAACAAACCTGCTTGCATGTTTCGGGCGAATTCAACGCGGAGATTTGGATAGCACGAGATGACTCCCTACCCGATGAAATGTGGCAGGACTTATCTCACGCATTAAACAACAAATACCCTTCTACCTCATTCAACTTCGTTCTCGCGTCGAGCGGTGACTTAGCTAACCTAGTTGAAACTCAGCAAGTCGACTTCGCATTTGGTGTCGATTACGAACGCGTCGATGACCCAAGAATTATCTACAACCCGCTTGGTAAGATTCGAATGATGTCTGTATGTAAGAAAGGGCATGATTTGAGTGCGATGCGACGAGTGTCTGATGAGGTACTAAGAAATTCGATGCAAGCGACCATGGTTTATCTTAATGAAAAGGATAATCCTGAGCTTGAGCCCTTCTCGCGTCGTTACATTGGCTTCTCTAGCTTCGACTTTATGTTGGATACGATTTTACGTGAAGAGGCGTGGGGCGTAATGCCAGAGCCATTGATTCGCCATTTACTGCGTGAACAAGAGCTTGCCGTGATCAAACACACCTACGGCTTAACGCAAGAAGACTACTGTATGTTTACCGCAGCTGGCATGGCAGAGCACCCAGGAATGAATTGGTTAGCCGACCAGCTTAGTGACTACTTGTTTGATTTCTAG
- a CDS encoding class I SAM-dependent DNA methyltransferase translates to MAKQWDEYAVDWDKDPATAVFAQSVFDQLTQLVDLNGTRVLDFGCGTGLLSQKISPLAKEIIALDISEGMIEELDKKELPNVEPVVDILSRGLAAQHPAFRNQFDLVVASSVCGFIPNLQDTVSLIYTLLENDGTFVHWDWYLESDSEDYGVSQQRSENVLSAAGFAVVEVSTPFSIDTPQGELKVLMGVGRKQALPDL, encoded by the coding sequence ATGGCGAAACAATGGGACGAATACGCCGTTGATTGGGATAAAGATCCCGCGACCGCAGTATTCGCACAGTCCGTATTTGACCAGTTAACACAGCTCGTTGATTTAAACGGAACCCGTGTCCTTGATTTTGGTTGTGGTACAGGACTACTCAGCCAGAAAATATCTCCTTTAGCAAAAGAGATCATCGCACTTGATATCTCTGAAGGGATGATTGAAGAGTTAGATAAGAAAGAGTTACCTAACGTTGAACCGGTAGTTGATATTTTATCGCGCGGACTTGCAGCGCAGCATCCAGCATTCAGAAACCAGTTTGACCTAGTGGTAGCCTCTTCGGTGTGTGGTTTTATCCCGAACCTACAAGACACAGTCAGTCTGATTTACACGCTGCTTGAAAACGACGGCACGTTTGTACACTGGGATTGGTACTTGGAAAGCGACAGTGAAGACTACGGTGTAAGCCAACAGCGCTCAGAAAACGTATTGAGTGCAGCGGGCTTTGCAGTGGTTGAAGTCTCTACACCGTTCTCGATTGACACTCCACAAGGAGAGTTAAAGGTATTAATGGGTGTTGGACGTAAACAAGCGCTTCCAGATCTGTAA